A genomic segment from Daphnia pulex isolate KAP4 chromosome 5, ASM2113471v1 encodes:
- the LOC124194991 gene encoding zinc finger protein 236-like isoform X2 — protein sequence MAQPDILVEVDINEKLQPIQKKAFFCTLCDYSTDYRSNLTVHQVNIHNKRTGTLECCDILFSDKEAYQQHVTKFHPRRYRCKICDQRFFNSSKLRQHEKSCAKVKNFTCNICDYTTLSRKALQEHNLKVHQTERNPDLKPSSSSLKIPFKIKLHKCTDCSFKTKWPNSFKRHMDSGHKIIYNCCDSRFSSKKLLYQHKLAFHAKKFSCSNCAKKFSSLLLLQRHQITHFDQQTFKCNFCDYVSLWNSTLNSHIAKKHPDISTSSLLEGQPDQRSHLPVNDDVSDECGSSTENKAASDVSSVRLLQTPRKQEADKKAEFNNEDKLATASRKQYSRKRKSANSIYGKENLDLSEICDASKNDGGVVVEEQLKIRRKSPRKKQMDAKCPSTSKADSSIPSLLDRSPSLTDRHSIESASRNDSNCEIVDNSNRLLLLDSDSDEEANHSVLQTSSVMNESQPLQADLKGEEGNSPKKATIYSCTQCQHTTIWRTSLKRHMKVHESEKINSTPTKLLLTPAPQPKLSSKSVQGTMMSCFLCPYTTKWPGNLQSHVAKIHGVKKFKCSVCPQEFNSPYILRYHQAVHSENDLFRCSICEFTTSRKGYLKIHVAKKHKRKDQHSLTLPMDRDPMESSILKNSVGQLQPALNWVVDNLPLNQTENEISLNGESYVDRSILESGHSFSPQSIPLPPSAVRRSGRLGIEQAASSKNASNCQLFPPGSKMAISPIHDEARQLRAQISLAMTVSAVLPLLQRLLEMSCYLTNLIRESTEADFRCHSIESFEYVWNTTKIAVVRWEDLKGLTNQDTSLNAVRYAYGTLPLFSNWEKLDHLEMLGNVILLIINTVKNSQSLSPNNSEFRFLNTNLSFQRTTNASCRSSNNESTSTNQVEKRNVASVAEGILTKAANVSAVDPSKENNVANLKEFCRLANIAMWQNTKCRTRNGCRDDNGDYHSMYRYGIGKILGLYCPADVTHLKCCGKVFDLREMKTHVIQYHKTGQPGRTKPSISPA from the exons ATGGCCCAGCCCGATATACTAGTTGAAGTGGACATAAACGAAAAGCTGCAACCCATACagaaaaaagcatttttttgCACACTATGCGACTACAGTACGGACTATCGCAGCAATTTGACAGTTCACCAGGTGAACATACACAATAAGAGAACCGGCACCCTCGAGTGTTGcgatattcttttttcggaCAAAGAAGCATATCAACAGCATGTGACAAAATTTCACCCTCGAAG ATATCGGTGCAAAATCTGTGATCAGAGATTTTTCAACTCCTCCAAGCTTCGACAGCACGAAAAATCATGTGCCAAAGTCAAGAATTTCACCTGCAACATTTGTGACTACACTACTTTAAGTCGAAAGGCGCTCCAGGAGCACAATCTGAAGGTTCACCAAACTGAGAGGAATCCGGATCTGAAGCCGTCCTCttcttcattaaaaattcctttcaaGATCAAATTGCACAAATGCACCGACTGTTcgttcaaaacaaaatggccgaataGTTTCAAACGGCACATGGACTCTGGGCACAAGATAATTTACAATTGTTGTGACAGTCgtttttcaagcaaaaaacTATTGTACCAGCACAAATTAGCTTTTCACGCGAAAAA gTTCTCGTGTTCAAACTGCGCAAAAAAATTTAGCAGTCTTTTACTTCTGCAACGCCACCAGATCACACATTTTGATCAGCAGACATTCAAGTGCAATTTCTGCGACTACGTCAGCTTATGGAATTCAACTTTGAATTCACACATAGCAAAGAAACATCCAGACATCTCTACCTCATCGTTGTTGGAAGGCCAGCCAGACCAGCGCAGCCACTTGCCCGTCAACGATGATGTTTCTGATGAATGTGGTTCttctacagagaacaaagctgcTTCTGATGTTTCATCGGTTCGATTGCTCCAGACGCCACGAAAGCAAGAGGCTGACAAAAAAGCTGAATTCAACAATGAAGATAAACTAGCTACGGCAAGTAGGAAGCAGTATAGTAGGAAGCGTAAATCTGCCAACTCCATTTACG GTAAAGAGAACTTGGATCTTAGTGAGATATGCGATGCTAGTAAGAACGACGGCGGTGTTGTAGTTGAAGAGCAGCTGAAGATAAGGAGAAAAAGCCCGAGGAAAAAGCAAATGGATGCAAAATGTCCATCGACTTCGAAAGCCGATTCATCCATCCCATCTTTGTTGGATCGGTCACCTTCTCTTACCGATCGTCATTCCATTGAGTCGGCTTCTCGCAACG ATTCCAATTGCGAAATTGTTGATAATTCCAACCGTCTGTTACTTTTGGATTCTGATTCCGATGAAGAAGCCAATCATTCGGTTTTACAAACATCATCG GTTATGAATGAATCTCAACCCCTTCAAGCTGATTTGAAAGGAGAGGAAGGGAATTCACCGAAGAAGGCTACCATATATTCCTGCACGCAGTGTCAGCATACTACGATATGGCGCACGTCTCTGAAGCGGCACATGAAGGTGcacgaaagtgaaaaaatcaacagtacaccaacaaaattgttgttgaCCCCGGCGCCCCAACCAAAATTATCATCTAAATCGGTACAAGGAACAATGATgagttgttttctttgtcCATACACCACGAAATGGCCAGGAAATCTACAATCGCACGTTGCCAAGATACACGGTGTAAAGAA ATTTAAATGTTCAGTCTGTCCTCAAGAATTTAACAGCCCATACATCCTCAGATATCACCAGGCTGTCCATTCTGAAAATGACCTATTCAGATGTAGCATTTGTGAATTTACCACTTCACGTAAAGGTTATCTCAAGATACACGTGGCTAAGAAACACAAACGCAAAGACCAGCATTCGCTGACATTGCCGATGGACCGGGATCCTATGGAGTCATCGATCCTCAAAAATTCTGTTGGCCAACTTCAACCTGCACTAAACTGGGTGGTAGATAACCTGCCGCTCAACCAGACTGAAAACGAAATAAGTCTGAATGGAGAAAGCTATGTTGATAGGTCTATTTTGGAATCCGGTCACTCTTTTTCACCTCAGTCCATTCCGTTACCACCGAGTGCAGTACGACGAAGTGGACGTCTGGGTATCGAGCAAGCAGCGTCTTCTAAGAACG ctTCTAATTGCCAGCTATTCCCTCCTGGGTCGAAAATGGCGATAAGCCCAATCCATGACGAAGCCCGTCAATTAAGAGCACAAATATCGCTAGCAATGACCGTGTCGGCTGTACTGCCTCTTCTCCAACGTTTATTAGAAATGTCGTGTTACCTCACAAACCTAATTCGTGAATCAACGGAGGCCGATTTCCGTTGTCACTCCATCGAATCCTTCGAATACGTATGGAACACTACCAAAATAGCTGTTGTCCGTTGGGAAGATCTGAAAGGCTTGACGAATCAAGACACTTCACTAAATGCTGTCCGGTACGCCTACGGAACACTCCCTCTGTTTAGCAACTGGGAGAAGCTTGATCACCTCGAAATGTTGGGAAACGTCATTCTCTTAATCATAAACACCGTGAAAAATTCGCAATCTCTATCGCCGAATA ATTCTGAGTTCAGATTTCTGAACACAAATTTATCCTTTCAAAGAACAACGAATGCTTCATGCCGATCATCTAACAATGAATCAACATCGACGAATCAAGTTGAGAAGCGAAATGTCGCTTCTGTGGCAGAAGGGATATTGACAAAGGCAGCAAATGTTTCGGCCGTCGATCCGTCGAAAGAGAATAATGTGGCcaatttgaaagaattttgTCGATTGGCCAACATAGCGATGTGGCAAAACACGAAATGCCGAACAAGAAATGGCTGTAGGGATGATAATGGTGACTACCATAGCATGTATCGTTATGGAATTGG GAAAATTCTTGGTCTTTATTGCCCAGCTGATGTAACACATCTCAAGTGCTGTGGGAAGGTGTTTGATCTCCGCGAAATGAAAACTCATGTGATTCAATACCATAAAACTGGCCAACCTGGACGAACGAAACCATCTATTTCGCCTGCCTAG
- the LOC124194991 gene encoding zinc finger protein 236-like isoform X1 yields MTMAQPDILVEVDINEKLQPIQKKAFFCTLCDYSTDYRSNLTVHQVNIHNKRTGTLECCDILFSDKEAYQQHVTKFHPRRYRCKICDQRFFNSSKLRQHEKSCAKVKNFTCNICDYTTLSRKALQEHNLKVHQTERNPDLKPSSSSLKIPFKIKLHKCTDCSFKTKWPNSFKRHMDSGHKIIYNCCDSRFSSKKLLYQHKLAFHAKKFSCSNCAKKFSSLLLLQRHQITHFDQQTFKCNFCDYVSLWNSTLNSHIAKKHPDISTSSLLEGQPDQRSHLPVNDDVSDECGSSTENKAASDVSSVRLLQTPRKQEADKKAEFNNEDKLATASRKQYSRKRKSANSIYGKENLDLSEICDASKNDGGVVVEEQLKIRRKSPRKKQMDAKCPSTSKADSSIPSLLDRSPSLTDRHSIESASRNDSNCEIVDNSNRLLLLDSDSDEEANHSVLQTSSVMNESQPLQADLKGEEGNSPKKATIYSCTQCQHTTIWRTSLKRHMKVHESEKINSTPTKLLLTPAPQPKLSSKSVQGTMMSCFLCPYTTKWPGNLQSHVAKIHGVKKFKCSVCPQEFNSPYILRYHQAVHSENDLFRCSICEFTTSRKGYLKIHVAKKHKRKDQHSLTLPMDRDPMESSILKNSVGQLQPALNWVVDNLPLNQTENEISLNGESYVDRSILESGHSFSPQSIPLPPSAVRRSGRLGIEQAASSKNASNCQLFPPGSKMAISPIHDEARQLRAQISLAMTVSAVLPLLQRLLEMSCYLTNLIRESTEADFRCHSIESFEYVWNTTKIAVVRWEDLKGLTNQDTSLNAVRYAYGTLPLFSNWEKLDHLEMLGNVILLIINTVKNSQSLSPNNSEFRFLNTNLSFQRTTNASCRSSNNESTSTNQVEKRNVASVAEGILTKAANVSAVDPSKENNVANLKEFCRLANIAMWQNTKCRTRNGCRDDNGDYHSMYRYGIGKILGLYCPADVTHLKCCGKVFDLREMKTHVIQYHKTGQPGRTKPSISPA; encoded by the exons ATG ACCATGGCCCAGCCCGATATACTAGTTGAAGTGGACATAAACGAAAAGCTGCAACCCATACagaaaaaagcatttttttgCACACTATGCGACTACAGTACGGACTATCGCAGCAATTTGACAGTTCACCAGGTGAACATACACAATAAGAGAACCGGCACCCTCGAGTGTTGcgatattcttttttcggaCAAAGAAGCATATCAACAGCATGTGACAAAATTTCACCCTCGAAG ATATCGGTGCAAAATCTGTGATCAGAGATTTTTCAACTCCTCCAAGCTTCGACAGCACGAAAAATCATGTGCCAAAGTCAAGAATTTCACCTGCAACATTTGTGACTACACTACTTTAAGTCGAAAGGCGCTCCAGGAGCACAATCTGAAGGTTCACCAAACTGAGAGGAATCCGGATCTGAAGCCGTCCTCttcttcattaaaaattcctttcaaGATCAAATTGCACAAATGCACCGACTGTTcgttcaaaacaaaatggccgaataGTTTCAAACGGCACATGGACTCTGGGCACAAGATAATTTACAATTGTTGTGACAGTCgtttttcaagcaaaaaacTATTGTACCAGCACAAATTAGCTTTTCACGCGAAAAA gTTCTCGTGTTCAAACTGCGCAAAAAAATTTAGCAGTCTTTTACTTCTGCAACGCCACCAGATCACACATTTTGATCAGCAGACATTCAAGTGCAATTTCTGCGACTACGTCAGCTTATGGAATTCAACTTTGAATTCACACATAGCAAAGAAACATCCAGACATCTCTACCTCATCGTTGTTGGAAGGCCAGCCAGACCAGCGCAGCCACTTGCCCGTCAACGATGATGTTTCTGATGAATGTGGTTCttctacagagaacaaagctgcTTCTGATGTTTCATCGGTTCGATTGCTCCAGACGCCACGAAAGCAAGAGGCTGACAAAAAAGCTGAATTCAACAATGAAGATAAACTAGCTACGGCAAGTAGGAAGCAGTATAGTAGGAAGCGTAAATCTGCCAACTCCATTTACG GTAAAGAGAACTTGGATCTTAGTGAGATATGCGATGCTAGTAAGAACGACGGCGGTGTTGTAGTTGAAGAGCAGCTGAAGATAAGGAGAAAAAGCCCGAGGAAAAAGCAAATGGATGCAAAATGTCCATCGACTTCGAAAGCCGATTCATCCATCCCATCTTTGTTGGATCGGTCACCTTCTCTTACCGATCGTCATTCCATTGAGTCGGCTTCTCGCAACG ATTCCAATTGCGAAATTGTTGATAATTCCAACCGTCTGTTACTTTTGGATTCTGATTCCGATGAAGAAGCCAATCATTCGGTTTTACAAACATCATCG GTTATGAATGAATCTCAACCCCTTCAAGCTGATTTGAAAGGAGAGGAAGGGAATTCACCGAAGAAGGCTACCATATATTCCTGCACGCAGTGTCAGCATACTACGATATGGCGCACGTCTCTGAAGCGGCACATGAAGGTGcacgaaagtgaaaaaatcaacagtacaccaacaaaattgttgttgaCCCCGGCGCCCCAACCAAAATTATCATCTAAATCGGTACAAGGAACAATGATgagttgttttctttgtcCATACACCACGAAATGGCCAGGAAATCTACAATCGCACGTTGCCAAGATACACGGTGTAAAGAA ATTTAAATGTTCAGTCTGTCCTCAAGAATTTAACAGCCCATACATCCTCAGATATCACCAGGCTGTCCATTCTGAAAATGACCTATTCAGATGTAGCATTTGTGAATTTACCACTTCACGTAAAGGTTATCTCAAGATACACGTGGCTAAGAAACACAAACGCAAAGACCAGCATTCGCTGACATTGCCGATGGACCGGGATCCTATGGAGTCATCGATCCTCAAAAATTCTGTTGGCCAACTTCAACCTGCACTAAACTGGGTGGTAGATAACCTGCCGCTCAACCAGACTGAAAACGAAATAAGTCTGAATGGAGAAAGCTATGTTGATAGGTCTATTTTGGAATCCGGTCACTCTTTTTCACCTCAGTCCATTCCGTTACCACCGAGTGCAGTACGACGAAGTGGACGTCTGGGTATCGAGCAAGCAGCGTCTTCTAAGAACG ctTCTAATTGCCAGCTATTCCCTCCTGGGTCGAAAATGGCGATAAGCCCAATCCATGACGAAGCCCGTCAATTAAGAGCACAAATATCGCTAGCAATGACCGTGTCGGCTGTACTGCCTCTTCTCCAACGTTTATTAGAAATGTCGTGTTACCTCACAAACCTAATTCGTGAATCAACGGAGGCCGATTTCCGTTGTCACTCCATCGAATCCTTCGAATACGTATGGAACACTACCAAAATAGCTGTTGTCCGTTGGGAAGATCTGAAAGGCTTGACGAATCAAGACACTTCACTAAATGCTGTCCGGTACGCCTACGGAACACTCCCTCTGTTTAGCAACTGGGAGAAGCTTGATCACCTCGAAATGTTGGGAAACGTCATTCTCTTAATCATAAACACCGTGAAAAATTCGCAATCTCTATCGCCGAATA ATTCTGAGTTCAGATTTCTGAACACAAATTTATCCTTTCAAAGAACAACGAATGCTTCATGCCGATCATCTAACAATGAATCAACATCGACGAATCAAGTTGAGAAGCGAAATGTCGCTTCTGTGGCAGAAGGGATATTGACAAAGGCAGCAAATGTTTCGGCCGTCGATCCGTCGAAAGAGAATAATGTGGCcaatttgaaagaattttgTCGATTGGCCAACATAGCGATGTGGCAAAACACGAAATGCCGAACAAGAAATGGCTGTAGGGATGATAATGGTGACTACCATAGCATGTATCGTTATGGAATTGG GAAAATTCTTGGTCTTTATTGCCCAGCTGATGTAACACATCTCAAGTGCTGTGGGAAGGTGTTTGATCTCCGCGAAATGAAAACTCATGTGATTCAATACCATAAAACTGGCCAACCTGGACGAACGAAACCATCTATTTCGCCTGCCTAG
- the LOC124194992 gene encoding NEDD8-activating enzyme E1 catalytic subunit-like, which yields MSSTSWNGRWFHLRKVLERGGPLAHPDFQASNETLDFLLESCKILVVGAGGLGCELLKNLALMGFRNIHVIDMDTIDVSNLNRQFLFRHSDVGRPKAEVAANFINERIPLANVTAYYAKIQDYDQDFYSGFHVVVCGLDSIIARRWINGMLISLLTYEDGELDPSSVTPLVDGGTEGFKGNVRVILPGMNACIECTLDLFPPQINFPLCTIAHTPRLPEHCIEYARLLQWPKENPFGEEVAIDGDDPNHISWIYEKALQRAGEYGILGVTYRLAQGVVKHIIPAVASTNAVVAAACALEVFKLASTCAPKLDNYMVFNDTDGIYTYTYAAERNESCVACSQIPKDLFFHENARLSEVMEHLSTTYQMKSPGVTTTDKQGRNRTLYLPNVSSIEERTRPNLKKTLKELELKDGAQLIVADVTSPNAIEFHLKLDAPMDT from the exons ATGAGTAGCACTAGCTGGAATGGCAGATGGTTCCACTTGAGAAAAGTCTTGGAGCGAGGTGGACCATTGGCTCATCCAGACTTTCAGGCCTCAAATGAAACACTCGATTTTCTGTTGGAATCTTGCAAG ATTCTCGTTGTAGGGGCTGGTGGCTTGGGCTGTGAATTGCTCAAGAATTTAGCTTTAATGGGCTTCCGCAACATCCACGTAATCGATATGGATACTATCGACGTTTCTAATTTGAATCGGCAGTTCCTTTTCCGTCACTCGGATGTTGGCAGACCGAAAGCTGAAGTCGCTGCCAACTTTATCAACGAACGCATCCCACTGGCCAACGTCACTGC TTACTATGCCAAAATCCAGGACTACGACCAGGACTTCTACTCTGGCTTCCACGTTGTCGTCTGCGGGCTTGACTCGATTATCGCCCGCCGCTGGATCAACGGGATGCTCATCAGCCTGCTCACATACGAGGATGGAGAACTTGACCCTTCTAG CGTTACGCCGTTGGTGGACGGCGGAACTGAGGGATTCAAAGGCAACGTTCGAGTGATATTGCCAGGAATGAACGCTTGCATCGAGTGCACTTTGGATCTGTTCCCACCTCAA ATCAACTTCCCGCTGTGCACCATAGCCCATACACCTCGGTTGCCGGAGCACTGCATCGAATACGCTCGACTTCTCCAGTGGCCTAAAGAGAATCCATTCGGCGAGGAAGTCGCGATCGATGGCGACGATCCAAATCAt ATTTCCTGGATTTACGAGAAAGCCCTGCAGAGAGCCGGCGAATACG GAATTCTCGGAGTCACGTATCGTTTGGCCCAAGGGGTTGTTAAGCACATCATTCCGGCTGTGGCGTCGACCAATGCCGTCGTGGCGGCGGCCTGTGCCTTGGAAGTCTTCAAGCTGGCCTCCACTTGCGCCCCCAAATTGGACAACTACATGGTTTTCAACGATACCGACG GGATTTACACCTACACGTACGCAGCGGAAAGGAACGAGAGCTGTGTGGCCTGCTCTCAGATCCCCAAAGATTTGTTCTTCCACGAGAACGCACGACTCAGCGAGGTGATGGAACACCTATCGACGACCTACCAGATGAAGAGCCCTGGCGTGACGACCACCGACAAACAAGGCCGCAACCGCACGCTTTACTTGCCCAACGTTAGCAGCATCGAGGAACGCACAAGACCTAATCTCAAGAAAACACTCAAAG AACTGGAACTGAAAGATGGTGCGCAGTTGATCGTGGCTGACGTGACCTCGCCGAATGCCATCGAATTCCACTTGAAGTTGGACGCTCCCATGGATACGTAG